In Glycine max cultivar Williams 82 chromosome 7, Glycine_max_v4.0, whole genome shotgun sequence, a single window of DNA contains:
- the LOC100819721 gene encoding pentatricopeptide repeat-containing protein At3g09060: MVELPKSLSPHRLLKLLKAEKSPLSALNVFDAAVRRPGFSPSSAVFHHILRRVAADPGLLLAHAPRIIAAIHCPCPEDVPLTLLKAYAKTRMPNEALHVFQTMPHVFGCSPTIRSFNTLLNAFVESHQWARAENFFKYFEAARVSPNVETYNVLMKVMCKKGEFEKGRGLLTWMWGAGMSPDRITYGTLIGGVAKSGDLGFALEVFDEMRERGVEPDVVCYNMIIDGFFKRGDFVKAGEMWERLLREELVFPSVVSYNVMISGLCKCGRFSEGLEIWERMKKNERKCDLFTYSALIHGLSEAGDLGGARKVYEEMVGRGVRPDVVTCNAMLNGLCKAGNVEECFELWEEMGKCSLRNVRSYNIFLKGLFENGKVDDAMMLWDGLLEADSATYGVVVHGLCWNGYVNRALQVLEEAEHREGGMDVDEFAYSSLINALCKEGRLDEADGVVELMNKRGCKFNSHVCNVLIDGFVKHSKLDSAVKVFREMSGKGCSLTVVSYNILINGLLRAERFREAYDCVNEMLEKGWKPDIITYSTLIGGLYESNMMDAALRLWHQFLDTGHKPDIIMYNIVIHRLCSSGKVEDALQLYSTLRQKKCVNLVTHNTIMEGFYKVGNCEMASKIWAHILEDELQPDIISYNITLKGLCSCGRVTDAVGFLDDALVRGFLPTAITWNILVRAVIF, encoded by the coding sequence ATGGTGGAGCTTCCCAAGTCCCTCTCACCCCACCGTCTTCTCAAGCTCCTCAAAGCCGAAAAATCCCCTCTTTCCGCCCTCAATGTCTTCGACGCTGCCGTACGCCGCCCTGGCTTCAGCCCCTCCTCCGCCGTCTTCCACCACATCCTCCGCCGCGTGGCCGCCGACCCCGGCCTCCTCCTCGCCCACGCACCACGCATCATCGCCGCGATCCACTGCCCCTGCCCGGAGGATGTGCCCCTCACTCTCCTCAAAGCCTACGCCAAAACCCGCATGCCCAACGAGGCCCTGCACGTGTTTCAGACCATGCCGCACGTGTTCGGGTGCTCCCCAACCATTCGCTCCTTCAACACCCTCCTCAACGCGTTCGTCGAGTCACACCAGTGGGCGCGTGCGGAGAACTTCTTCAAGTACTTCGAGGCCGCGCGTGTTTCGCCGAACGTTGAAACCTATAATGTTCTCATGAAGGTGATGTGTAAGAAGGGTGAGTTCGAGAAGGGTAGGGGGTTGCTGACGTGGATGTGGGGTGCGGGGATGAGCCCTGATAGGATCACCTACGGGACTTTGATTGGGGGTGTGGCGAAGAGTGGGGATTTGGGGTTTGCGCTTGAGGTGTTCGATGAAATGCGTGAACGAGGGGTGGAGCCTGATGTGGTGTGTTACAACATGATCATTGACGGGTTTTTCAAAAGGGGGGATTTTGTGAAGGCAGGTGAGATGTGGGAGAGGTTGTTGAGGGAGGAATTGGTGTTTCCCAGCGTTGTGAGTTATAATGTTATGATTAGTGGGTTATGTAAGTGTGGGAGGTTTAGTGAGGGTTTGGAGATATGggagaggatgaagaagaatgagaggaagtgtgatttGTTTACTTATAGTGCTTTGATTCACGGGTTGAGTGAGGCAGGGGATTTGGGTGGAGCGAGGAAGGTTTATGAGGAGATGGTTGGGAGAGGGGTTAGGCCTGATGTTGTTACGTGTAATGCGATGCTTAATGGGTTGTGTAAGGCGGGGAATGTTGAGGAGTGTTTTGAGTTGTGGGAGGAAATGGGGAAGTGCAGTTTGCGGAATGTGAGAAGTTATAACATATTTCTCAAGGGGTTGTTTGAGAATGGGAAGGTGGATGATGCGATGATGTTGTGGGATGGTTTGTTGGAGGCAGATTCTGCTACTTATGGTGTGGTAGTTCATGGTTTGTGTTGGAATGGGTATGTGAATAGGGCTTTGCAGGTGTTGGAAGAGGCTGAACATAGGGAAGGCGGTATGGATGTGGATGAGTTTGCTTACTCGTCACTGATAAATGCATTGTGCAAGGAAGGGAGATTAGATGAGGCAGACGGAGTTGTAGAACTTATGAATAAGCGTGGATGCAAATTTAACTCTCATGTTTGTAATGTGCTGATTGATGGTTTTGTTAAACATTCCAAACTTGACAGTGCTGTTAAAGTCTTTAGGGAAATGAGCGGCAAAGGTTGCTCACTGACTGTTGTGTCCTATAATATTCTTATAAATGGATTATTAAGAGCTGAAAGGTTTCGTGAGGCTTATGATTGCGTTAATGAAATGTTGGAGAAAGGGTGGAAGCCAGATATTATCACATACAGTACGTTGATAGGTGGTCTTTATGAGAGCAACATGATGGATGCAGCCCTTAGGTTGTGGCATCAGTTTCTGGATACAGGGCATAAGCCTGATATTATTATGTACAACATTGTCATCCATAGACTATGTTCCTCTGGCAAAGTGGAGGATGCTCTGCAGCTTTATTCAACATTGAGGCAGAAGAAGTGTGTTAATCTTGTGACTCACAATACCATCATGGAGGGGTTTTACAAAGTTGGGAACTGTGaaatggcatcaaagatttgggcTCACATCTTAGAAGATGAACTACAGCCCGACATCATCTCGTATAATATTACTCTTAAGGGGTTGTGTTCTTGTGGTAGAGTGACAGATGCAGTTGGGTTTCTAGATGATGCTTTGGTGCGTGGTTTTCTGCCAACTGCCATTACATGGAACATACTAGTTAGAGCAGTGATTTTTTAA